CTCCACTCTAGAAAATTCTGGGTCAAACTCTATCGACATGCTCAATTTGGTCGGCATTATAGGTTTAGTTGCTATAATGCAGCACATACAATACACCAGTAATATTGAATGGTACAATTATTCTTTGGAGTGAAAGCATGAATAAGTTTTCCATAGTACAATCTTATCCTTCAGCAAAATCAAGATAGTTTTCCAGTGGCAATGTAATAGCCCCTTAAGCCTTTCTATGATGCTTTCCAAGGCTTGAAGCTGCATCCTTAATGCTTTCCAAGGCTTGAAGCTGCATCCTTAATATGCTCAAGGGATTCAGCAAAGTCGTCCAAGAGCTCATGACAGTCTGGAAATTGTGCCTCATCCACTGCTAGATTTACCTTGACGGTTTTGACATAACTTTGATAATTGACAGTCAGGGCCTAGACAAGCAAACTGAATAGTTAAATATGAATTTACGCAGATTATATGCTATAAAGTGGACAACTTTTGAAGACACTTCCATCTCTAAATGATTATTTTATCACTATACACTTCTACATACCTGCATAAAGAAGTGCAAAACCCAGGACTGTTCAAATGCGAGCTGGCAAACCGTGCAAAACCGTTGTGTACTGCCCTAACTGCTTTCCTGCAACTTCTTTAGAGATTTGAACTCAGTACCTCCGCTACTCACCTGTACTGGTTCTTGAACGGGTTGGCCAAACCCACATTTGAACACACCTGGGCATAGTTACTTCATTCAAAATGGTTTTTGGcaaattcttgttgtttccATGATCAtcttatatactccctccgatccataataagtgtcttgggaTCGGAggactaactttgtactaaatccaaaaCAGTTAttgtggatcggagggagtagcaatgACTATATATATACGAGGCAATATTTATGAGATTTGAGAATGTAGGACACTAATTACATGTTAATTTATTTAATTCTAGGGACAGCTATGCTTTTGGGAGGACTTACTTCTGGAGGTCCATATCCACTAGGGGCAATGAACAGAACTGGATGCCCGCAAAACTCCACCTGCTCAACCGGGCCAGTCATGTTCGAGAACGATATGGTCGTATGGGAGATCATACGATGGAAGATAGCCCCAGCTGCCTGTTTTAAGCCATATGTTGCAGTACTGTTAGAAACAAGAAATCCAAAGGGGATGATGTGTTGACGTATATGGCCCAAAAGTGGACAGTGCAAATTCTCTCTCTAGAAAACAAGAAGTTGACGGCACTGCCTACTGGGACCGTATTCAACAATCGATGCCTCCTTGGATACAAGTAATAGTGTTCTGATGTTCACTTGTACTCAAGAATTGGTCATCTAGTAGAGTAGTACACATGTTAGCATTTTGTACACAGTAGATAAGGTGATCCAATTACCTTCCCGAATTCTTCTTTGTCTTATAAAATGCATACACATTTTTTTACAGGCTAAGGACAAAATCAAGATGCCTATAGGGACCATGATATATATGCTGTGATACAATTATACGAAGGATCAAAATACCTTCAGCCCAAACAATTTGAGGATAACTTCTGCGGCTACATGTGTAAAAACCACCTCCAGTGAGCTCTTCTTCCTGTCCACAACCTTCTTTGCCTTGCGGACGTAATCAAGTGGGTCACTGTGCATGCCTATGAAGAAGGGAAGGATGATGAAGCCAAGTCTATTTTCCCATTTCACATCGCTTCCCTTGCCGGACTCTATCATATTAACACATGCCTGCTCAAAGTAGCAAGAACAGAATTTAATGAACACCATGCTCTACAAACTACAAAAGGGTGCTCCTTCCGTTCAAAATGCATCCCGTTAAAGAATACTAGAAACACCTCTAACAGTACCGATTGTGTATCCCACAATTATTATTtgagtgaattccattttttagcCCCTAGTTTCAGTCTTTTGACAGCTTTTACCCTATTTAgtgagatttttctttttttaccccatttaacaAAAGTTGCTCCACAAATTACCGCATTTAACAAAAGTTGTTCCACAAATTATTATTGACCCAAATCCCTTCCGTTCTGATAGATGGCCCTTCCGACGTCGCTAAACTGCAAAAGTAAAGATTACTCTAGTTCCGCTGCTTTTGCAGTTCTGCCGCCAATCAATGGATCTCGCACACCAAGTCAGCGAACCTCCGGCGCTGGGCGCGTCGGGCTGTACTTGTAACCACCGATGCGTACTTCTTGTTAGCTTGGCACGGTCATCCCATccaccagctagctagcttagctcgAGAGAGATCAACGGCAAGATGTTCCGAGCGATCCACCATGGATGATCTGGTATCATTGAGGATATAGTGCTGCCACTTGCTAATtgatgccttttttttcacaaatagTTATGTGTTTTAAGCCAGATGACTTTGTCAAGAACTaatatgtatgagacatacgTACTGTTATGCCGGAAGAATGTCCATCGCCAATTAAATTGATTTTGTTTAACACTAAGATATGTAAGAGACATACCGTAGTTTTCTTACGGTACTTAATCTGCTTAACAAGTTCATCATCTAGCTTTTGGAATGAAGGGGATTTGGGTCAAAATCTTAAATGGAGTAATTTGTGGAACAACTTTTtattaaatggggtaaaaaaaCGAAAATCTTACTAAATGGGATAAAAACTGtcaaaaaaactgaaacttggaggtaaaaaatagaatttactattattattttttaggtAACGGACCGTAAGCTCCCACAATTCACACAACACATATTTTTAATCGAGATAGAACACGATCGGGGGAGGCATGAGCACCCTACGTGACTACGTCTAAAACGATCGGGGGAGGCATGAGCAACCTTGCGTTGAAATTCTGTTCTTACGTGTAGGCTTGTGGTTGGCCGTAAATTGACGAGAAGCATTGATCGCACACGGATTTCCTTGTCAGTGTCCGTGTCACCTGACAAAAGAAGGGGACAGCAAGGCCACTGTTAATAGAGCAGCAATCTGGagtatagatgtattcatATATGAACCGGGACCAAGTATATCACCTGACTTCCGGAAGTAGTAGCGTGACAAGGCAGCGTACGTGACTCCAACCAACACATCGTTTACTGTCTGCATGCAGACATGGAGGGACAAAAATCCCTGTGAGTTCAGTGGCTTGCAACTGGTTCTCATCGTGCATGTATGCTGAACTTAATTAAGTGTGGACGAAGTCGAAAAGGGTAAGGCCACAGGCCACTTATGGACACTATAAGAAAAAACAAGGTCTTACGCAGTTCATGGCATTCTTGACAAACTTGATGTCGTCGAGGCTAAGGCTCCGGTTGACGATCCGTTTGCGGTTAACGCCCCCATGGCTGACGACCCGCTTGAAGAGCGTGTGCGGGTCCTTGAGGAACAGTATGGTGGCGAAGAAGCCGGCGACGTCCACCACGGTATGCCACGCGAGCACGAAGAAGGACCAGACCCACGCCGCGAACTGCAGGCACCCCGCGGAcgccggcgggcgcgggcgctggTAGATGGCGCCCCTGCGtgccgggagcggcggcatGGCCGGAAGCCGCGCCGGGTCTGCCGCGCTGCGGGTGCACGCCATGAGGAGCGTGAGCAGCGACATGCCGTCCCCCAGGGAGTGGTGCACGCGGATGGCCGTGGTGGCCGTGGCCTCGGAGGTCGGGAAGTCGAAGAGGTGGAACTCCCACAGCGGCCGCGACCAGTCCATGGGGGTCGTGGAGAGCGACGCCACGTAGTCCTCCACGGCCATGTCCGGGTCGgccgccacggcggccgcgtcgAGACTCGGGTAGATGAGGTGGTCGTCCACGTTCACCGTCGTCTGTGCCCAACGGAGGACGCCGTCCTTGCCCGTCACCTGCACGTAACGACGTGCAAGTGCGTTGCACCGGCGCCGGTCACACTTTGTAAAACAATAGTACTACGTGCTCGCACACTGCAGGTACAAAGCGAATATACACTACAGCAGTTAGGTAACAGTAGTACTATACTTGGATGCTGCGGAAGTGTGGGTAGCGTGCGAGCTGGGCCTCGATGCCGGCGCGCAGGGCGGGGTGGTTCACGGGCGTGGAGACGCCGATCAGGACGATGATGTAGAAGTCCTCCACGAGCTTCGCGGAGGGGCTGACCGGCTCCCCCAactccagcgccggcgccggcgcctcgcCGCTGTCGGCTCCATTACCGTCATTGCTCGTCGTCGTGCGAACCGGGAGCGGGGTACTGGTGGCAGCTGCCTTGTCCATTTTTCGCTGCTTAATTGGTCTGCGTGGCGCGCGCGCGTATATATGTCAAAGCATCATGATCACTGCTCGAGGCCGGAGCCGTATGCGCGATAGGACAGCTTTGTTGACGACTTGACGTGCCCTGTGTGGCGTTCCGCCCGTCTCTCCCAACTGTTAACCGAACATGTTAATGTGATCACTCCCTCCTGATAGATATCGGGAACGGGGAAAATTAATGATACTCATCCAGTAGTTCAATTTGGTCAAAATCGAATGCCATGCCATCAGGACGACTTATATAGCTTTCGAAAGTCAGGACGACTTTATTGATTTTGGATAACGGTTACATCGTCCAATAGAGCGTTCATGAAAAAGGGTAAATGTCCATTAATCGAGCTTATTATCAAAGCatagcctagctagctactgtaTATGGCGTGCCGCTCCATTGGCCTCCCGTCGGCAATGTTTGAACTCAACTAGATCGAATTGTCAATTGTTCCAGCCAGTTTTACCGTTGGCCGATTCCAAAAAGGTTGTTCAAGGCCAGCATACGCGTTGTTGTACCTCTGTGGAGTCTGATTCAACTTGAATGGAATCACAACCGATCATGCTTGCCAGTGTCAGGACGTTTCTCGTCGCCTGAACTTCCGCCGTGATCGAGGAGATAGGTGACAGCAATAAAGCGACCCCTGTTGACTGTTTCCCGGAAGACAGCACCCGTGGCTCCAGTACCATCCTCCACGTGAAAAGCAACATCGATACAGTATTAGTTTCATTTACTTGGGCGGTGGTTTCGACCAGCGCACTTTTGTTGCCTGCCACCTGCAGCTTGTCCGAGATCCACCATATAAGTACCAACATGCAGGGCATGCAACTAACTCTTGGAGTTGAACATTCGGAATTCCAGGCATCTCAATATCTCATTATCTGAGACTGAGAGACAGAGGACATACTCCTTATCAAGGACTACCTGCATAGCCTGAGCAATAACGTCTGTCAGTCCGAGCTTTTCCCAAAGAAACACCGCCGGCCCCATCGCATTGGAACAGAAGTTGGCAGATGTCCTCCGCTCCTTGCGTGCAAATCGGGGAATATTGCCCGATTCTTCCAACGGTACATCGGGTGGGAAGTAGGAGTATCCTTCAGCGGGACAACTCCGTGCAAGTGCAACGCATGCCAATAAAAGGATTTAACTTCGCATGTCCTATTTCTATCCAAAAGACTGTTTTAAAATTGTAAAGAGAACAATTGTAAATACTCATGGATGTATAGAAGTATAGAACGATGCAATTTAGTCACCAATAAACTCTTTCGGAGCAAGGTTGCATGTtatgaaaacaaaacataaatCGAGTAGCAAAAGGCCTATTGTATAGGTTAGCTGGAGTTTGTGGTGAACTGTATGGATGGGTACGGCCTCGCGTTTCAACCCGTCGCCAGCAAAATTTattgtgtatatatattcaAGATGCATCGAGTCTCGGCGTCATTTATTGGGCAAGCATGTCATTTTTATTCAAGCAAATGGCATTTTAAACCAGACATTTGTCGCACTGTGATAATTCAAAGGGAACCATGTCTTAAATGTTTGTGGCACATCATATATTCGACTGGATTTAAAGACCAAAACTCCAGCTTGGCAAGATTTAATGTTTGATCGCCATCCCTATAGGTCTTCCTGAATTATCTACCTGACTAATATGGTGATATGTTGGCATCGGTTTGATGATTTAGCGTCTGTAGCAATCTTTTTTGTACATTTAAACCTCTAAAATGATCTGCACATCCACCTCTCTAGTACAACGTTCATAAACTAGCCGAGAGACTCGCAGCCCATCAAGATAAAACTCTAAGTTTGACGTCCTCTCTGTGTTATTTTAGGCGGTTTAGTCTCTCGGCGGTAGGGACATATCCGTAAGGCGTCGATTGTTACTTCTTCAATCTCAAGACACACGGAAATTGCTTTGTCAGGCACAAAGTGCTCCACGACTCCGGCCTGCCTTAGGTGTCGTATTGGACGAATGTGAAGAATTTGTTTAGAAAAAAGGAGACGAGAAACCATGCATCACCACCGGTTCACTTTTAGTAGATATTCATCCTATCTTTTTATGCTCAAATCTAGATTGACGTGTCTACAAAGTCAAACTTCGTTTGACCCATCACATCGCCCACATTACTGTAGTGGAAATTATCACAGTGCGAcatggaaacaaaaaattgagtAGCAAAAGGCCTTTTGCATTGGTTACTGGAGTTTGTGGTGAACTGTATGGATGGGCACTGCATGGTGCTACATGGTCAGCTCATGGCCTCGTGTTTCAACCCGTCGCCAACCAAATTtattgtgtatatatatacaagatGCATGGAGTCTCGGCGTCGACATTTATTGGTCAAGCATGCCATTTTTATTCAAGCAAATTGCATTTTAAACCAGACATTTGTCGCGCTGTGATAATTCAAACTATGTCTTAAATATTTGTACCAAGATGTGATCGCCGGCCCGATAGGTCTTCCTGAACTATCTATCTGACTAATATGGTGACATGTTGGCATCAGTTTTGATGATTTGGCGTGTATGGCAATCTTTTTTGTACAATAGTACAAAATTCATAAACTAGCTGAGACACACGTTGATGATCGCTTTGTCAATCCCAAAGCGCTCCAGGACTCCGACCTTCTCCACGCGTGGTATCGGACGAATGCAAATCGTTTTTCTATTAAAAAGACGAAAAAGTGACGGATCGTCTCCACCAGTTCACTCTTAGAGTAATCTACTCCTTtgtttgactcaaatttattcaaatatgaatgtatctattcttaaaaaacatctagatacatgtaatatttcgacaacaatttagaattggagggagtagatttcATGCTCAAATCTAGATTGACTCGTGTCAACAAAGTCAAACTCCGTTTGACCCATCACATCACCCACAATTACTATAGTGGAAATTTTCTCGCTTTAAGTCTCAGTGATGGATGATTTGCTTGACCATTCGGGTGGCAGCGGCGTGCATCGATCTACAGTCTCAAGCCTTGCGACACATTCCGACcaccaaacaacaaaatttaaatgCGTGCACAACCACATGTATTAAATGTGCTCTCACTTTCATACGCCAAACAGTCGCCTGCTAGTACTAGTTAGACCATGGAGAACTTAATGCCACGATATTGCCCAACAGAAAGCTCCAGGACCATGTGTGGACACGCGAACGCTTTCTGTCTGCTGCACAAGAATTCTGAACCAGCGCTCTCGATGGGGCCACGCTCTTTCCGTCTCATCCAAGCTCAAGCGACGCCAGCGCAGAGTAAGGTCACCTGGATTCCAGCAGCCAGCCACGGTCCTGTTAAAATACTCTAGAggagaaaaatatacttcTAGTACCGGCACCGTCCAGATGATTGGCACCACCAGAGAGGAATTGGAGATGAAGTGTGTGGGGAGCACAAATAGACTGACCAGTTTCATGAATTTTCAGCCCCTGCCAACCAGCAACACTGTACTACCAAAGGATAAGTAGACAATTATAACCGTTGAACGAGTTTATACTGTATTATACGTTACCATACATCTCAGTTCCCAAGTACACCTTTGTTTGAGAACTCAAAGAGCAAAAAGATGTAAACTACATGTGCGTGTGTAAATAAAGTACATACATGATGGAAGAATGACATACAAATCGACATACGGATCCCCATTTCGATCGGCCCAATCCAGGCGGACCTTGTAAATAATTACGTACGTTCGTCTCCAAGAAGATTGTACTTGAAGAAGCGCATCCATCTTTTAACCAAGCACGCTGTAGATAATCTCCATTTTGCGAAGGATCGACGCAGCCCGATCTTGGACGACCTTCCAAGCATCGCTGACGTGGTGCTCCTCCGTGAGCGTGCTCCCGACGGCACATCTGAGCATGTACATGCCACCTACACTTGCGGAACTCATGTACGGTCCCAAGCTGACCGCGTTCACCTCCTCAAGGAGGCCCCTGTTCAGCTCGTTAGCCGTCTTCTCACCGCCATACTTCTCAGGAGACCGGAGACGGAAGCACACCAAGGCGAACTGCCTATCCGTTACAACCTCGAACCTCTCGTCGGCCCTCACCATGTTCTCGAACGCCTCGGCCATGCGCACGTGGGAGCGGATGTGCTCGCGCAAGCCGTCGATGCCGTAGCAACGCAGCACGAGCCACATCTTGAGCGCACGGAACCGGCGCGTCAATGTCATTGTCCAGTCCTTGTAGTCCACCACCTCATGGCCTTCTGAGGCGGAGTCCTTGAGGATATACTCCTGCTCCGTACCCAGTGCGGCGATAAGCTCCGATGGCTTCTTCACCCACATGGCGCAGCAATCGTTGTTGGTCAGGAGCCATTTGTGTGCGTTCATGCTGAACGAGTCCACCGACTCCACGCCGTCGATCACGTGACCGAACTCCGGGCACACCAGCGCGGAGCCGGCGTAGGCCGCGTCCACGTGGACCCAGACGCCGTGATTCAGTCCTCTAAACTGTACAAAGTCTGCAAAAGTCTGTAAACTGTACAAAGTCTGCAAAAGTCTGTAAACTGTACAAAGTCTGCAAAAGATATAAGCAGTGATTCAGTCCTCTAAACTGTACAAAGTCTGCAAAACGTGTGGTCAAGGATACACCAACAATAGGTAGAGTCTGCAAAACGTGTGGTCAAGGATACACCAACAATAGAGTCTGCAAACTCTACCACGTGGACCCAGACGCCGTGATTCAGTCCTCTAAACAATAGGTAGCTcctcctttttgttttgaaggTGAATAATATTAATTTAAATGTTTTAGAAGCAATATTGAGAACTATGAAAGATGAAATTGGCAATGCAGATATTTCATCAAATTTGTGCAGTTTGCCTGCTGCTTGAATTGGATATAAATGCACAACTTGAGGTAGTCGTTGCTGTAGAGTTGGAATTTCCCATTTATAGCTGAAAGTGGATATATGCTGGTTCAGTAGGCAgatgaagagaaaaagaatttAAAATGTGGTAATTGAAAGTCCTGATGAACCTGTTTCTCTATTGGGTAATCTCTGGTATATCCAAGTAATGTATATTTTGGTTGCTGAACTTGAAGTAGCTTTTAGTTTTCCCATTTAAAAATCAATCAACGACCAGCCTGACCAAGTCACCAAGCCACGAACAAAAGGAGTAGAATAATCTACCAACCAGACGAATGCTacattttttaattattaaCTTGGTTGACACTAAGAACTACTAATGAAATGAAAGGGTGAAATTTGTTGCGATTGAAATTGTGCAGTCTTCTCTGAAATAGAGTTGTTCGGTTGCCAATCAAATTAGCGTCGAGGGTCGAATTCAGAGATGTTGGGGCTGAGCTGATACAAAGTGCTTGAATAAAACTAATCAGAGTGCATATATATTGGTGGCTCTAAAATCAAGATTAGAAAGTAAATAAATCACAGTCATCCAAGCAGAACCGTGCGATTCGGTTGGCACATGCCTGTTAGCAATTGCCCTTGGCTCTTCAGGTGTATGCATGGCCTCTAAAACAGAGGATTTCATTGTACAGTGGAGTAATCAGCCCATTTGCTAATGACTGCAGcaaagattttcttttcttttttggagcCTACTAAACAGGTAGTAGAataacagaaaaagaagaatccTTAATACATGCCTTAGAAGCGGTTTTGCTGGATGGAATCAACCATGTGATGCAGCGATTTTTTTCACCCAAACAATGGTTGCAATGACGAAATACACATAAAACACTACCAAATGAAAGATATAAGGGTCAAGATAGATggcctcttttcttttttgcagccTACTAAACATGTAGTAGAATAACTGAAAAAAGGGGGATCCTTAATACATACCTTAGAACCTTAGAAGCGGCCTTCCTGGATGAAATCAACCACGTGATGCAGCGATTTTCTTCACCCAAACAATGGCTGCAATGATGAAATACACGTAAAACGCTACCAAATGAAAGATTTAAGGGTCAAGATAGATGAGCCAAAAACTTATGAATGCACGGAAGAGGCGGGGGAATTTCGTCACATCCGGCAAACACCAGGAGGTGTATAGGCAACGCCAACAATTGGATGAGAAGAGCTCATGGAAGGGGTCTCATATATGGGTAGCCGATGGAAGACATTAAATTCGATGGAGCGGCTCTTCGCATTTTGCCGGAGGAAGTTACTGCGGCTCACACGTTTTTCCTGGACCACTAATTGGACAGGGCTAATATGTAATTAGCATTAAAAAGAAGCATCGGGACATCTGGAAGCTAAATCCAACCTGAGCAATTGCCAAGACTGAGCTACGTTTCAACACCAACCGGAACAATTGCGCCAAGATTGTGTACCTTCGCAGATGACGCTCGGCAGcggggatggcggcggtggcgggggcgGAGCCCGTGGgcagcagggacgcggtgGTCGGGGATGAGCCCGAGGGCGGCGTGGAaggcgctcggcggcggccggggacgCGGTGGGTGGGGCTGATCCCGAGGGCTGCGGGGGCGGAGGCCGGCGGGTGCAGCGCAAGCCGgcggcagggggctgccgaGCGGGCGGCGTCTTGCACATCGGGCACAAGAAGCGGTCGGGCAAGACCGGGCGGCCAGGCTAATTAGAAGCAGTTGGCTTGACgtgggagtattttttttaggaaaaacaTGGGAGTATTAGGGGATGAGATGCTGACGTGGATAGCCTGCATGTTGAGCTTGCTAAAATAACTGTAATTAGTGtgcttaaaaaaattaatttccTCAAAAATATTCGTAGGTGCAGTGCATTATTGAATGAAGTCAGATCATCTCCGATCCGGAGAAAAATAATTTTCAGGATCGAGCTATATCGACTGATCCGAACCAcccctctgctctgctctgctctgttcTCTGTTCTGTTCACAATCACAGGCCCAGATCTCCCTCCGCGTCCCTGCGCCAGCGCGGCATCCGTGTATGTGTTGCCCTTCCAACGGGAAAGGCCAATGTCTCTCATCGCCTTCGCTTTGTAACAACTAACAACTTGTGCACAGTGACTCGTTTGATCCCAGTTGTTACTCAAACTGTTCTTTCGCTGATCATTCAAAATGCGCACATACAAGAGGCTTCCCTTTTACACGCATCAAGCGATGCTTCCAAAATTAGGCACTTCTGTTGTAATCGGCGCATACTCAATTTCCGATCAAAACAACGCTTAATCAATCAGTAATCGACCGAGTGATCAAGTCCAACGGACACTAACAGCACCTTACCGGCTGTTTGCCTTAACCGCATAGAGTATGGCtcatttcttaggcgactgatTTTTGGCTGGTTACGAAAAATCACCAATCTGATTATTTTCGTTTTCTATAGCCAAAGTGTTTCGATTTTGTGTAGTTAGGAAAAATCATCATTGGTGGACATTTCGTAGGCAATagctcatgttttttttgttttttaatatGTTCTGATATTGCTGGGAAAAATCATTGTTCTAGTTGTTTTCGTGGGCTTATAatccatgtttttttgttgacGGGTCGTTTCTGCCGATTTTCCGACATCGTGACCCGGGCTATAGGTTTTCATGATGTTTTTGGCCGGTTGAAAAAAAACTACCGTCCTAACCGATTTCGTGGGATATAGCCACATGTTTTGGGTGTCGATCGACTTTCCGATATCTTGACCCCCGATACATGTTTTTGGGTGCTTTTGGCTCATGACAAAACCCAAAAAGGTAAGCTATGGCCCACAAAAATTGCTAGAACACTGATTTTTTCATAACCTCGCAAAAACAGCCCGAAAACTTGTACCGGGAGTCACGATAAGTCAACTGAAACCCAAAAAAATGTGGGTTATATAGCCTTTGAAATCAGCTAGAACTATGATTTATATCGAATTGCCAAAACCGGCTTGAAAAAATATCAGAAAAATTGACCAGAAACCCAAAATCGTGGGAGGGGAAAACAGTGAATTTTTTATATCGGCCCGAAAATGTGTACCAGGGTCACGCAATGTATCGGACAATTGGCTGAAAGCTCCGAAAACCGTGCCCCCCATGAAAATGGATAGAACAATGGTTTTTTCGACCAGCCAAAGATCATTTGAAAACATGGACCTCGACAGCGGACAGCGGGGGGTCACGATATTGAAAAATCAATCAAAAGTCCAAGAAACGTGATCTATGGCCACGAAAAAGTTAGAACGGCGATTTTTCGTGACCGGTCAAAAACGGCCTGATAACTTTTACCGGGGGTTACAATATCAGAAAATCGTCCGATAACCCAGAAAAACATGggatagcccacgaaaacgcaCGGAaccgtgattttttttccatctaAAATAGTCCAAAAACGTGTACCGGAGATCATTATGTTGGAAAATGGGCCAAAAACTCAAAAAACTTGGCCTGTAGCCCACGAAAACAACTAGAATGATGATATTTCCTAATCGGCCAAAAACGAACCAAAAACAAGTACCGAAGGTCACGATATCggaaaaaccaaaaaacatGAGCGTCAATTTTCCAATATCGTGACACCAAGCCTCACTCTAACTCGTATGCACATCTCCGAtacaaatccatcattaatATTCCAGCAAGAAGTAAAAACATTTAGATGCTTTGCAAGGGGCAGGATCACAAATTAGCCAGTACCGGGAACTAGGCGGAATTGGACTAGTCGGACCCAAAGTGCACTCTCGCACTGAACGTATGTCTTTCAGTCTTTGGCATATACTGAGAATGGCACGAAAAAGTGGTCCAAAGTCTCTTCGCGCGTGTGGGCGCAATATGCATTGTCCACGATGTTTTATGGTTGAGCAGAGAATTCACATGAGACACGCTGCCGAATCACGAAGGCAGAGAAAACAGCCGGCCGGCAGCGCGAAGGAGCATGTCCACACCAATTCGTTTCTTCACGCGGTGCACATCGGCATATGGTTATGCTTTTTGAATATATAGGATACGAAATGAGAAAATGATGGGCATATATGCTGTAACGTGCTGCGGTGAGCACGTTGATTACACATATACTTCGGGATGCCGTTGGGAAGGGTATGGGTTCACCCACGCATTGCCCTCCCCATACCCAAAGAAAGAAATCCCCACATTCACCCTCCCCATATTGCCCATTGCCCATGTTTACCCATATCCATTGGGTATTGGAGAATTGGATGAGGCACGCCACCGTTGACGAGGATGGAGATTGAAAAAGACGA
The Brachypodium distachyon strain Bd21 chromosome 2, Brachypodium_distachyon_v3.0, whole genome shotgun sequence genome window above contains:
- the LOC100836245 gene encoding O-acyltransferase WSD1 — protein: MDKAAATSTPLPVRTTTSNDGNGADSGEAPAPALELGEPVSPSAKLVEDFYIIVLIGVSTPVNHPALRAGIEAQLARYPHFRSIQVTGKDGVLRWAQTTVNVDDHLIYPSLDAAAVAADPDMAVEDYVASLSTTPMDWSRPLWEFHLFDFPTSEATATTAIRVHHSLGDGMSLLTLLMACTRSAADPARLPAMPPLPARRGAIYQRPRPPASAGCLQFAAWVWSFFVLAWHTVVDVAGFFATILFLKDPHTLFKRVVSHGGVNRKRIVNRSLSLDDIKFVKNAMNCTVNDVLVGVTYAALSRYYFRKSGDTDTDKEIRVRSMLLVNLRPTTSLHACVNMIESGKGSDVKWENRLGFIILPFFIGMHSDPLDYVRKAKKVVDRKKSSLEVVFTHVAAEVILKLFGLKAAGAIFHRMISHTTISFSNMTGPVEQVEFCGHPVLFIAPSGYGPPEALTVNYQSYVKTVKVNLAVDEAQFPDCHELLDDFAESLEHIKDAASSLGKH
- the LOC100836550 gene encoding tyrosine/DOPA decarboxylase 5 — encoded protein: MTVRALLRLLSGPSSFSISILVNGGVPHPILQYPMDMDAARSAAPCRRLALHPPASAPAALGISPTHRVPGRRRAPSTPPSGSSPTTASLLPTGSAPATAAIPAAERHLRSHCLGEENRCITWLISSRKAASKVLRLCTVYRLLQTLYSLQTFADFVQFRGLNHGVWVHVDAAYAGSALVCPEFGHVIDGVESVDSFSMNAHKWLLTNNDCCAMWVKKPSELIAALGTEQEYILKDSASEGHEVVDYKDWTMTLTRRFRALKMWLVLRCYGIDGLREHIRSHVRMAEAFENMVRADERFEVVTDRQFALVCFRLRSPEKYGGEKTANELNRGLLEEVNAVSLGPYMSSASVGGMYMLRCAVGSTLTEEHHVSDAWKVVQDRAASILRKMEIIYSVLG